The sequence below is a genomic window from Thermorudis peleae.
GCCGCAAACTCTACTATCGAAGAGAAGGCAGATATCCGGATGGCTGCACTGGTCATGTGCGAGCACTTCCTCCTCCTATCCAGTGTCTCAAGCGAGGCGCAGGCGAGCGCGAGCCTCTTTGGAGCTGGTGCCTGATTGGGGCATGCGCTACGATCGTAGTGGCAACTGTGCAGGTCGTGCAAGGTGATTGGGGGAGTGGTGGCGGAGTTGTGGTTGCGGACGAGCGGGACGTGGATCAATGCGGCGACGGTGCTGATCGGCACCGTCGTTGGTTTGTTGCTTCGTGGCCGGCTGCCAGAACGCATCCAGCAAATTATGGTGCAGGGTGTCGGGCTGATGACGCTCTTCATCGGTATCTCGATGGCAGCCAGCCTGGGCAAGGCCAAAGCTGGGCGGATCGACGGAGTTGTCCTAGGGTTGCTCGCCCTGGTCATTGGCGGTGTACTTGGAGAGTGGTGGCGGATTGAGGATGGATTAGAGGCGGTGGGAGAACGCCTCAAGCGAGCTGTTCGGGGTGGCGGTCGGTTCACTGAAGGCTTCCTGGCGGCCAGTCTACTCTTCTGCGTTGGCCCTCTGACGCTGATTGGCGCGCTCAACAACGGGCTAAGCGGTGATGCCACGCTGCTGGTGATCAAGGCTACGTTAGATGGGCTCTCCTCGATTGCACTCTCGAGCGTCTTTGGAGTGGGGGTTGGCTTTGCAATCCTGGTTATCCTGGTCTACCAGGGGGGCGTCTCGCTGGCAGCGGGGTTGCTCGCGAGCGTTATCCCGGACCCAGCCAATGATGTCCGCATCGCCCTGATCACTGGCGTCGGAGGAGTGATGATTCTTGGTATCGGCATTAACCTCTTGGAGCTTCGACGGATACGTGTTGCCTCGTTCCTCCCCGGTTTGTTCTTAGCCCCCTTGCTCTCTGTACTCGCCAGTCGCCTCGGCTAAGATTGCCGCTTATCCTCCTATCCGCTTCTCCCCGAGGGAGTAAGGGAACCAGCGGGGCAAAAGTGTCCAATTCAAGCCCCCTCGCTCGTCGGTCAAGGGACTGGGGCTAGTTCGCGAAGACGGTCATGCTGGAGATCGCTACCCACGGGGTGGTACCAACCGTCCCTGGTGTGACCATTGTGACAGTGATGTGCACTGCTGGGCTGATCAGGATCGATGGATCATTCACCACCCACGCGATCGTCTGCCAGCTCCCGGTTGGAAACGGGCTGATGCCTTCCCAGATTGTCAGGCCGTTGACAGCAAGCCGCAGTATCGGTGTTATCCCACTGCCAGCCATGCCGTTGATCTCAATCACCAGCCGCCGAGGGGGTGTGCCAGGTTGTAACGTCATCGTTACGCTGTTGTAGCCGCTGCCTTGGCCAAAGAGCACACCGCCATTCTGTGGGCCGCCAGGGAATGGGCCATCCTGCGCAGGGCGGTAGGGCCCAACCAGGTTCGCCCCGTTGACACTGGCCGCCCGCATCCCTTGCACCAGTGGGGCGACGACTGCTGCGGCAACCGGCTGGCCGGCTTGCGCCTGAGCTGGGATCTGTGTCCACGGGTCAGGTGTTGGGGTTGGCGTTGGCGAAGGTGTGGGAGTTGGTGTGGGCTGCGGAGTTGGGGTCGGCGGAACAGGTGTCGGCGTCGGCGGGAGCGGTGTCGGTGTCGCGTTCACTGGTGTGGCGACAGGCGTTGGTTGGCTT
It includes:
- a CDS encoding DUF554 domain-containing protein, with protein sequence MAELWLRTSGTWINAATVLIGTVVGLLLRGRLPERIQQIMVQGVGLMTLFIGISMAASLGKAKAGRIDGVVLGLLALVIGGVLGEWWRIEDGLEAVGERLKRAVRGGGRFTEGFLAASLLFCVGPLTLIGALNNGLSGDATLLVIKATLDGLSSIALSSVFGVGVGFAILVILVYQGGVSLAAGLLASVIPDPANDVRIALITGVGGVMILGIGINLLELRRIRVASFLPGLFLAPLLSVLASRLG